A region from the Oncorhynchus masou masou isolate Uvic2021 unplaced genomic scaffold, UVic_Omas_1.1 unplaced_scaffold_1576, whole genome shotgun sequence genome encodes:
- the LOC135531296 gene encoding protein CutA homolog isoform X1, whose product MRFGLPATEGLQAGGPLRAFFVIALLSVLTLTLLRTVGLRAFSMASETYMSGTHSAAFVTCPNEQVAKDLARGIVEKKLAACVNIVPQITSVYEWQGKIQEDGEVLLMIKTRSSKVASLAEYVRSNHPYEVAEVISLPIEQGNPPYLKWLGDTVPE is encoded by the exons ATGCGCTTTGGACTGCCTGCTACTGAAGGATTGCAGGCTGGTGGACCTCTGAGGGCATTCTTTGTG ATTGCGTTGCTTAGCGTGTTGACGCTCACGCTGCTGAGGACTGTGGGATTGAGAGCGTTCTCCATGGCGTCCGAGACCTACATGTCGGGCACACACTCTGCTGCCTTTGTCACCTGCCCCAACGAACAGGTGGCCAAAGATCTGGCCAG GGGAATCGTTGAGAAGAAGCTGGCTGCTTGTGTCAACATCGTCCCCCAAATCACATCTGT ATATGAGTGGCAGGGGAAGATCCAGGAGGATGGTGAAGTTTTGCTG ATGATAAAGACCAGAAGTTCTAAGGTTGCATCTCTGGCAGAATATGTTAG GTCCAACCACCCGTATGAAGTAGCAGAGGTCATCAGCCTACCCATAGAGCAGGGCAACCCACCCTACCTCAAGTGGCTTGGTGACACTGTACCAGAATGA
- the LOC135531296 gene encoding protein CutA homolog isoform X2 — protein MRFGLPATEGLQAGGPLRAFFVIALLSVLTLTLLRTVGLRAFSMASETYMSGTHSAAFVTCPNEQVAKDLARYEWQGKIQEDGEVLLMIKTRSSKVASLAEYVRSNHPYEVAEVISLPIEQGNPPYLKWLGDTVPE, from the exons ATGCGCTTTGGACTGCCTGCTACTGAAGGATTGCAGGCTGGTGGACCTCTGAGGGCATTCTTTGTG ATTGCGTTGCTTAGCGTGTTGACGCTCACGCTGCTGAGGACTGTGGGATTGAGAGCGTTCTCCATGGCGTCCGAGACCTACATGTCGGGCACACACTCTGCTGCCTTTGTCACCTGCCCCAACGAACAGGTGGCCAAAGATCTGGCCAG ATATGAGTGGCAGGGGAAGATCCAGGAGGATGGTGAAGTTTTGCTG ATGATAAAGACCAGAAGTTCTAAGGTTGCATCTCTGGCAGAATATGTTAG GTCCAACCACCCGTATGAAGTAGCAGAGGTCATCAGCCTACCCATAGAGCAGGGCAACCCACCCTACCTCAAGTGGCTTGGTGACACTGTACCAGAATGA